Proteins encoded together in one Phyllostomus discolor isolate MPI-MPIP mPhyDis1 chromosome 6, mPhyDis1.pri.v3, whole genome shotgun sequence window:
- the LOC114498919 gene encoding putative olfactory receptor 52P1: MTTCNASQGHPSFFILQGIPGMEDKHRWISIPFSSMYFFIILGNCAILFTISTERSLHKPMFLLLCMLALTDLGMSTTTIPKVLCIFWFGLSKISYEGCLAQMFFIHSISALQSAILMTMAFDRYVAICEPLRYATILSNSRIGLIGLVSLVRAILFILPMPILLQQVPFHTNHVIPATYCEHMAVVKMVCVDTTVNRIYGLVVALLVVGLDISAIASSYVLIIRAVMRLSSKEAHHKAVNTCTTHICVMLISYTPSLFSFLTHRFGRGIPPHVHTILGNLYFLVPPMLNPIIYGVKTKEFREKVTKYVCWKKESITTAHGQKPG, from the coding sequence ATGACTACTTGCAATGCCTCCCAGGGCCatccttctttcttcattctgcaaGGCATTCCTGGGATGGAGGACAAACACAGATGGATATCAATCCCCTTCTCTTCCATGTACTTCTTCATCATCCTTGGAAACTGCGCCATCCTCTTCACGATCTCCACAGAGAGGTCCCTGCACAAGCCCATGTTCCTGCTCCTCTGTATGTTGGCCCTCACAGACCTGGGCATGTCCACAACCACTATTCCCAAGGTGCTCTGCATCTTCTGGTTTGGCCTGAGCAAGATCAGCTATGAGGGCTGCTTGGCCCAGATGTTTTTCATCCACTCCATCTCTGCTTTGCAGTCTGCCATCCTAATGACCATGGCCTTTGACCGTTATGTGGCCATCTGTGAGCCCCTGCGCTATGCCACCATCCTGTCCAATAGTCGCATCGGTCTCATTGGCCTAGTGAGTTTAGTGAGAGCCATCCTGTTCATTCTGCCCATGCCCATCCTACTCCAGCAGGTGCCCTTTCATACCAATCATGTCATCCCTGCGACCTACTGTGAGCACATGGCTGTAGTGAAGATGGTATGTGTGGACACCACAGTCAACAGGATATATGGTCTGGTGGTGGCTTTGTTAGTTGTTGGACTAGACATCTCAGCTATTGCCTCATCTTATGTGCTAATCATCCGGGCAGTAATGCGGCTCTCTTCTAAGGAAGCCCACCACAAAGCAGTCAACACCTGTACCACACACATCTGTGTTATGCTTATCTCTTACACTCCCTcgcttttctctttcctcactcaCCGCTTTGGTCGGGGGATTCCACCTCATGTCCACACCATTCTTGGCAACTTATACTTCCTTGTACCTCCAATGCTCAATCCTATTATTTATGGAGTGAAAACCAAAGAATTTCGGGAAAAAGTGACTAAATATGTATGCTGGAAAAAGGAGTCCATAACCACTGCCCATGGTCAGAAACCTGGCTGA